A DNA window from Aquarana catesbeiana isolate 2022-GZ linkage group LG01, ASM4218655v1, whole genome shotgun sequence contains the following coding sequences:
- the LOC141116412 gene encoding olfactory receptor 6M1-like has protein sequence MMLSIVGDCGRNDIYFILIGRNVTLESEFVLLGFSFMPHFAIPFFFFLILVLYLFSMAGNLLILTLVFSDQQLHSPMYLFLCNLSILDICFINTTVPKMLQGFLPGGKTISLLACFAQSYTFFFLGVSTFFLLAIMSFDRFVAICHPLHYPAIMHQKLCIKLIASVFILAFLVVLIPSIRIMRLPFCSNLVNHFFCDVIPLLMNSCINTSSIQLQEIVASSITLISSLLVTLISYVYIVKTILNIPSIEGRKKTFSTCSSHALVVSLAYGSCIFTYIKPTQGQFRDYDKMVAILTTVIVPLLNPYVYTLRNEKVRKIIKKNYIKNYPFLC, from the coding sequence ATGATGTTGTCCATTGTAGGTGACTGTGGTAGGAACGATATCTATTTCATCCTGATTGGGAGAAATGTGACACTGGAATCTGAGTTTGTTTTATTGGGTTTTTCTTTCATGCCACATTTTGCCatccccttcttcttcttcctaaTCCTAGTATTATACCTTTTCTCCATGGCTGGCAACCTTCTAATCCTGACTCTAGTCTTCTCGGATCAGCAACTTCACAGCCCCATGTATTTATTTCTATGTAATTTGTCCATTTTGGATATTTGTTTTATCAATACCACAGTCCCTAAAATGCTTCAAGGTTTTCTGCCTGGTGGAAAGACCATCTCACTGCTGGCTTGCTTTGCACAGtcttatacttttttctttttaggggTATCAACTTTCTTTCTCTTGGCCATTATGTCATTTGACCGTTTTGTTGCCATTTGCCACCCTTTACATTACCCAGCCATCATGCATCAAAAACTGTGCATTAAGCTCATTGCAAGCGTATTTATTTTGGCTTTTTTGGTTGTACTTATTCCATCCATCAGGATAATGAGACTTCCCTTTTGTTCCAATCTTGTGAACCATTTCTTCTGTGATGTCATCCCCTTGTTAATGAATTCTTGCATCAACACAAGCTCTATTCAGCTGCAGGAAATTGTCGCTTCATCCATTACACTAATTAGTTCTCTACTAGTCACTCTGATCTCCTATGTATATATAGTGAAGACCATTTTAAATATTCCATCTATAGAGGGAAGGAAAAAAACATTCTCTACATGTTCTTCCCATGCATTGGTAGTATCTTTAGCCTATGGCAgctgtatttttacatatataaaaCCAACTCAGGGCCAATTCAGGGACTATGATAAAATGGTTGCAATTTTAACTACTGTCATTGTACCATTGCTTAACCCTTATGTGTATACGCTAAGGAATGAGAAAGTAAGAAAAATCATCAAAAAGAACTATATAAAAAACTACCCCTTTCTCTGTTAG